The proteins below are encoded in one region of Halorhodospira halochloris:
- the tssJ gene encoding type VI secretion system lipoprotein TssJ, giving the protein MIWFLGCRGLLKDAIVSYALAVLWRAWSREGCHECSRGLLSESSGARVAAKIVGAVLLLSIISSTFMLGGCAPHINIKLDAAADINPGPQGEPLSLLLRIYQLEGKEQLSKASYVDLLDDDSSVLASNLVDRYEVILRPEENKEVRLPMADQANYLGLVAFFRDPVTEYWQQIEKLPQRLFGKRRSKRIKMMVRDNSLFFYDREYDDKEHKHGKLASD; this is encoded by the coding sequence GTGATCTGGTTTTTGGGCTGTAGGGGGCTTCTAAAAGATGCCATTGTGAGCTATGCACTCGCTGTATTATGGCGTGCATGGAGTCGGGAAGGCTGTCATGAATGCTCCAGAGGATTATTGTCAGAGTCATCAGGAGCTAGGGTTGCGGCTAAAATAGTTGGGGCTGTGCTGCTCCTGTCGATCATTTCTTCAACTTTTATGCTTGGTGGTTGTGCGCCGCATATAAATATAAAGTTGGACGCAGCAGCCGATATTAATCCCGGTCCTCAAGGCGAGCCTTTGTCCCTGCTGCTGCGCATATACCAACTTGAGGGCAAGGAGCAATTAAGCAAGGCCTCTTATGTAGATCTGCTAGATGATGATAGTTCGGTGCTTGCAAGTAACCTGGTGGACCGCTATGAGGTAATACTACGTCCTGAAGAAAACAAAGAGGTTCGGCTGCCGATGGCAGATCAGGCAAATTATCTGGGATTAGTTGCTTTTTTTCGTGATCCTGTTACTGAGTATTGGCAGCAGATCGAAAAACTCCCTCAGCGCTTATTCGGTAAGCGTCGCAGCAAGCGTATCAAGATGATGGTTAGGGATAATTCTTTATTTTTTTATGATCGCGAGTATGACGACAAGGAACACAAGCATGGAAAGCTGGCTTCAGATTGA
- a CDS encoding PAAR-like domain-containing protein produces the protein MPPTVSANGLTLVHAESKGQLVTTDICNTTVGNSVIPIPYVNVAETADVTATASTVYVEGCPVCVETSRIEVSRGDESGDQGGIVSGMREGEATFLAGSPDVFVEGVPVVRAFEQMVSNTENTSSAPLLQDLGKPAMADAFDPVAGEQMLPLTAIEIAGGSQAPLPGELVIDAEDGSWHRVKAFRWAENTGSRWLVKAHELPQGTEFVHLSLLDVDDRHGFVKVPLTIGAKQPVWFEEETDSSNPQAQNGVSEQELQPSALVPVLLRLYSRSPDERQMAGCGFGGWIYLFWEHDGQRYLWREFWLDEHGMSREVNLAYEHGDERRATGQGRAVVVIPYYVAGSPVKLSAVYSPVQWPWARVQAHGGLHHDDPRLTVHSQASASDAEASQAVDEQRLLDIDLSSYPAFTANDLSGSRNIGGCDEFVNAEPLPGEFGPVREDLLPYAESLLPVIYLDDPLGQARCLAREQELLCCDLAALVASLQTGRAPQELIMAAYADVPDEDYEVDQEDADEESGSSRAAELHQAAATIYRLGFIEKEVGFGEVPPDRQLLEKLLAVEERAELRQRIAICRRRRLELLAEERYVSALADYLNNTPRRTFAGIATLTEHCNDLAEPAAAADSHLLSDEQIQADSEDLRLARTLLHALLVHPQQEQLCSERELDNFIRVGGRLLSGPVGLSKTCRGKGVPYSRTSLEQQLNQAPPSLREIEGLVSLAEQRRAIGPVDGLKLLWNLAKTFAAPVSYEHEMLTPMASLYERLDLPGSELIGPLEQQKRLLEPAMLGEQRIDMVQSWLAQVRKRGSGASELAFADQRLEVLASHDEAYSGMVSRDRGHSRLWVLGNPDFAPGQRIAPGQLITELVVRREAPTRLADVAERFTQGPAGQAVRGFLGVLEIINLRSALAEVNGPAGIRQLLNAYIATSNSLNLIIEMAEAYQRRRWTTSHPQVRMLRRLARRMAPGANAVGIALSIFDGGRALVDRDFLAAATIGIAISLTVLGTLLVYFRMGGIYAALLMIAASLVYIVYETLRDGPLGELYRNGPFTARAFNELNADQGSDAPAYLWVRQYAERGPMVFGRSRQERWSSWWRINKDISEAIFAPPIRVEVDYRRFSWVGPNRISDISVDIVLPGFDWRAGDSVELRYLLRNNKGKVTEIFDVTPQLTRCEIINQRAVNDSGDGLQLSMGFCDLELPTHAMSLMVLISVNGLVGSFPVSHSDGTPRYLVVAVRAIEWRHIRSYRVFTASIEEVLDGDLVFGL, from the coding sequence ATGCCACCTACTGTGAGTGCTAACGGCCTTACCTTGGTGCATGCCGAGTCAAAAGGGCAACTGGTAACTACAGATATCTGTAATACAACGGTTGGCAACTCGGTCATCCCTATCCCCTATGTCAATGTTGCTGAGACTGCGGATGTTACGGCTACTGCTAGCACAGTTTATGTAGAGGGCTGTCCGGTATGTGTTGAGACATCCCGGATAGAGGTTTCGCGCGGCGACGAAAGTGGCGATCAGGGTGGCATCGTATCGGGTATGCGCGAGGGCGAAGCGACTTTCCTAGCAGGCTCACCCGATGTGTTTGTTGAAGGGGTGCCGGTGGTTAGGGCCTTCGAGCAGATGGTCTCTAACACTGAAAATACCTCCTCTGCCCCGCTGCTTCAAGATTTAGGCAAACCGGCCATGGCTGATGCGTTTGACCCGGTTGCTGGTGAGCAAATGTTGCCGCTGACCGCTATAGAGATTGCCGGTGGGAGTCAAGCGCCCTTGCCGGGAGAGCTTGTCATCGACGCCGAGGATGGTAGTTGGCATAGGGTTAAGGCCTTTCGTTGGGCGGAAAATACCGGCTCGCGGTGGTTAGTAAAGGCTCATGAACTACCTCAGGGAACAGAATTTGTCCATTTGAGTCTGCTAGATGTCGATGATCGCCATGGCTTCGTGAAGGTGCCTTTGACCATCGGAGCAAAACAGCCAGTATGGTTCGAAGAGGAAACTGATAGTAGCAATCCGCAGGCGCAGAACGGCGTTTCTGAGCAAGAACTACAACCTAGTGCATTGGTGCCGGTGCTTTTGCGGCTCTACTCGCGCTCACCTGATGAGCGGCAGATGGCCGGTTGTGGATTCGGGGGGTGGATCTATCTGTTTTGGGAGCACGATGGGCAAAGGTATTTATGGCGTGAATTTTGGCTTGATGAGCATGGGATGAGCCGCGAGGTTAACTTGGCTTATGAGCATGGCGATGAGCGCCGCGCTACAGGTCAGGGTCGAGCGGTTGTTGTTATTCCGTATTATGTTGCCGGCAGTCCGGTCAAGTTAAGCGCGGTTTATTCTCCCGTGCAATGGCCTTGGGCGCGGGTGCAGGCACATGGTGGGTTACACCACGATGATCCGCGTTTGACGGTACATAGCCAAGCTTCGGCTAGTGATGCTGAGGCGAGCCAGGCAGTCGATGAGCAGCGTCTGCTAGATATTGATCTGTCAAGCTATCCAGCTTTTACCGCTAATGACTTGTCTGGCAGCAGAAATATTGGTGGCTGTGATGAGTTTGTTAATGCCGAGCCGCTCCCGGGCGAGTTTGGTCCGGTGCGAGAGGATCTGCTGCCTTACGCAGAATCTTTGCTGCCAGTGATATATCTTGATGATCCACTCGGTCAAGCGCGCTGTTTGGCTCGTGAGCAAGAGCTCCTTTGCTGCGATTTGGCTGCCTTAGTTGCTTCCCTGCAGACAGGTCGCGCGCCTCAGGAACTGATTATGGCGGCTTATGCAGATGTGCCGGATGAAGACTATGAGGTCGATCAAGAGGATGCAGATGAAGAATCTGGGAGCTCTCGGGCCGCAGAACTGCATCAGGCAGCGGCTACAATATATAGGCTGGGTTTTATTGAGAAAGAAGTTGGTTTCGGTGAGGTTCCACCCGACCGTCAACTTCTCGAAAAACTTCTGGCTGTAGAAGAGCGGGCCGAGTTGCGCCAGCGTATCGCAATTTGCCGGCGCCGACGCCTAGAGTTGCTTGCAGAAGAGCGTTATGTCAGTGCTCTAGCGGACTATCTCAATAATACTCCCCGCCGCACATTTGCTGGAATAGCAACCTTAACTGAGCACTGCAACGATTTGGCCGAGCCGGCAGCGGCAGCTGATTCCCATCTTCTTAGTGATGAGCAGATCCAGGCCGATAGCGAAGATCTGCGTCTCGCTAGAACTTTATTGCACGCCTTGCTGGTTCACCCGCAACAAGAGCAGCTCTGCAGCGAAAGGGAATTAGATAATTTTATCCGGGTGGGCGGCAGACTTCTAAGCGGGCCTGTTGGCCTTAGCAAGACGTGCCGCGGTAAGGGGGTGCCTTATAGTCGTACCTCTTTGGAGCAACAGTTAAATCAGGCACCTCCAAGCCTGCGCGAGATTGAAGGGCTAGTAAGCCTGGCCGAACAGCGCCGAGCTATAGGTCCTGTAGACGGGCTAAAGCTGCTCTGGAATTTAGCCAAGACCTTCGCGGCACCAGTTAGTTATGAGCATGAAATGCTTACCCCCATGGCTAGTCTTTACGAGCGCCTCGACCTGCCTGGCAGCGAGTTGATTGGCCCGCTTGAGCAGCAAAAGCGCCTGCTGGAGCCGGCGATGCTCGGCGAACAGCGCATTGATATGGTCCAGAGTTGGCTGGCTCAGGTTCGCAAGAGGGGTAGCGGTGCTTCAGAGTTGGCCTTTGCTGATCAGCGCTTAGAGGTGTTAGCTAGTCACGATGAGGCATATAGCGGCATGGTATCAAGAGACCGTGGCCATTCCAGGCTGTGGGTGCTAGGTAATCCGGATTTTGCCCCAGGGCAACGGATAGCTCCGGGCCAGCTCATAACAGAGTTGGTGGTGCGTCGTGAGGCGCCCACAAGATTAGCCGATGTGGCAGAAAGATTCACTCAGGGTCCGGCAGGCCAGGCTGTCAGGGGGTTTCTTGGTGTCTTAGAGATAATCAACCTGCGTAGTGCATTAGCAGAGGTAAACGGCCCAGCGGGTATTCGTCAGCTACTGAACGCTTATATTGCAACTAGCAACAGTTTGAACCTGATTATTGAGATGGCTGAGGCGTACCAGCGCCGCCGCTGGACAACTAGCCATCCGCAGGTGCGCATGTTGCGGCGGTTAGCCCGCCGTATGGCCCCAGGGGCGAATGCAGTGGGTATAGCATTGAGCATTTTCGATGGTGGTAGGGCCCTGGTAGATCGAGATTTTCTGGCAGCTGCCACTATTGGGATAGCGATATCATTAACAGTTCTGGGCACGTTGCTTGTTTATTTTAGGATGGGCGGGATATACGCAGCTTTGCTGATGATAGCTGCAAGTCTGGTTTATATTGTTTACGAAACACTGCGGGATGGACCACTAGGAGAGTTATATCGTAATGGGCCATTTACCGCTCGGGCGTTTAACGAACTTAATGCCGATCAGGGATCAGATGCGCCTGCCTATTTGTGGGTTAGACAATACGCTGAGCGTGGGCCGATGGTATTTGGCAGGTCGCGGCAGGAGCGGTGGTCGAGTTGGTGGAGAATAAACAAAGATATTAGTGAGGCCATTTTTGCTCCGCCGATAAGAGTTGAAGTCGATTATCGCCGATTCTCCTGGGTAGGTCCTAATAGAATAAGCGATATTAGTGTTGATATTGTGCTGCCAGGATTTGATTGGCGCGCTGGTGATAGTGTTGAGTTACGTTATTTGTTACGTAATAACAAAGGTAAAGTTACAGAGATATTCGATGTAACCCCGCAGCTTACTCGCTGTGAGATAATAAATCAGCGAGCGGTGAATGATTCCGGAGATGGTTTGCAGCTATCTATGGGTTTCTGCGATCTTGAATTGCCGACCCATGCCATGAGCTTGATGGTGCTTATCAGCGTAAATGGCTTGGTCGGTAGTTTCCCGGTTTCCCACTCTGATGGAACGCCGCGTTACTTGGTTGTCGCTGTTAGGGCAATAGAGTGGAGGCATATCAGATCTTATCGGGTTTTTACAGCAAGCATAGAGGAGGTGCTTGACGGTGATCTGGTTTTTGGGCTGTAG